One region of Chryseobacterium sp. C-71 genomic DNA includes:
- a CDS encoding energy transducer TonB, with translation MVKNYYNQHRSMLNQEFKKKFDAEKNTVIKTSIKQDFLFFMKKMDSIENVALIGALLKVKNLEDLSKINTKSTPALPAVSKTIDQTANYPGGMNNLRKQVADLFYGDGVYSETGNSKAVVAFVVEQDGTISNVQAEGDNFTFNRQAEIALYSVPDKFSPASVNGNPVRYRFRLPLAMNLE, from the coding sequence ATGGTAAAAAACTATTACAATCAGCATAGAAGCATGCTTAATCAGGAATTCAAGAAAAAATTTGATGCCGAAAAAAATACGGTCATAAAAACATCTATCAAACAGGATTTTCTCTTTTTCATGAAAAAGATGGACAGCATTGAGAATGTGGCACTCATCGGAGCTTTGCTTAAAGTAAAAAACCTTGAAGATCTTAGTAAGATTAATACCAAATCAACACCTGCATTACCTGCTGTTTCTAAAACGATAGACCAGACTGCCAATTATCCCGGCGGCATGAATAACTTGAGAAAACAGGTTGCAGATCTCTTCTACGGAGATGGTGTTTATTCTGAAACAGGAAACAGCAAAGCTGTAGTCGCTTTTGTTGTAGAACAAGATGGCACCATCAGCAATGTGCAGGCAGAAGGTGATAATTTTACGTTTAACCGTCAGGCCGAGATTGCATTATACTCGGTTCCGGATAAATTTTCTCCTGCTTCTGTTAACGGAAACCCTGTAAGATATCGCTTCAGACTGCCTTTAGCGATGAACCTTGAGTAA
- a CDS encoding DUF6909 family protein: protein MTNSRARETTEAIERLYISMRHLFYRGFFKPSGVSGESIRSLLKTINPEIYGTMSVPSKLELDGLMYVLDRLPEGIEECAFIHLTSDEGFDKGSFEPIVPKKRRRNCYRIDEHQMNIEVLLGRSEIYDILTHLTFLFIEADKIRNLAFIQDENWKPTRAFKIIEEVVKGEKKFSRREKEVALIHLSSLIGRTFDETLNAYNTFGDDENPDRLFKIIYHLGKVSLEDAKQSREREIYFSAILKERVGHHYFGEKWAHKVKEVLFENDLHMRPLHIISANMHSVKNMLYGNDALKKKDTKDVDYKLYGEISDKKDLRDKVSKYALEEGLVYINDKSGSNIDVQIIDLSKTNLKNTPFGHLKYDGDDVIMVFDYAFGEQAFEVMDELLRPFEQKGEVYMMKVKSVSIMGKAGILAGGKGDIMIPTSHIFEGTADNYPFENALKLDDFKDDELKAFEGPMITVLGTSLQNRDILQYFMNTSWKAIGLEMEGAHYQKAIQVASKIRHHIAPDLFVSYAYYASDNPLETGATLSSGGLGLTGVKPTYLITLRILEKILQSGKKEISSKK from the coding sequence ATGACAAATTCTAGAGCAAGAGAAACCACCGAGGCAATTGAAAGACTATACATTTCTATGAGACATCTGTTTTATAGAGGTTTTTTCAAGCCAAGCGGAGTTTCCGGAGAGAGCATTAGAAGTTTGTTAAAAACGATCAATCCCGAAATTTACGGTACCATGAGCGTTCCAAGCAAGTTGGAGCTTGATGGTTTGATGTATGTTTTAGACAGACTTCCGGAAGGAATAGAAGAATGCGCTTTCATTCATCTTACATCAGACGAAGGTTTTGATAAAGGGAGTTTTGAGCCGATCGTTCCGAAAAAGAGAAGAAGAAACTGTTACCGAATAGACGAACATCAGATGAATATCGAGGTTCTTTTGGGACGTTCAGAAATCTATGATATTCTTACGCATTTAACGTTCTTATTTATAGAAGCCGATAAAATCCGTAATCTCGCATTTATTCAGGATGAAAACTGGAAGCCGACAAGAGCTTTCAAAATCATCGAAGAAGTGGTGAAAGGCGAAAAAAAATTCAGCAGAAGAGAAAAAGAAGTCGCATTGATTCACCTTTCTTCTTTAATAGGAAGAACTTTCGATGAAACTTTAAATGCATACAATACTTTCGGTGACGATGAAAATCCGGACAGATTATTCAAGATCATTTACCATTTAGGAAAAGTGAGTCTCGAAGACGCTAAACAAAGCCGTGAGCGCGAAATTTATTTCAGTGCAATTTTAAAGGAAAGAGTTGGTCATCATTACTTCGGTGAAAAATGGGCTCACAAAGTGAAAGAAGTTTTATTTGAAAATGATCTTCACATGCGTCCGTTACACATTATTTCGGCAAATATGCATTCTGTGAAAAATATGCTGTACGGAAATGATGCTTTAAAGAAAAAAGACACCAAAGACGTTGATTACAAGCTCTATGGCGAGATTTCAGATAAAAAAGATCTTCGTGACAAAGTTTCAAAATACGCTTTGGAAGAAGGTTTAGTTTACATCAATGACAAAAGCGGAAGTAATATAGACGTTCAGATTATCGATTTAAGCAAGACAAATCTTAAAAACACTCCTTTCGGTCACTTAAAATATGACGGAGACGATGTCATTATGGTTTTCGATTATGCATTTGGCGAACAGGCTTTTGAGGTAATGGACGAATTACTAAGACCTTTTGAGCAGAAAGGTGAAGTTTATATGATGAAGGTAAAATCTGTTTCCATTATGGGTAAAGCAGGAATTCTTGCCGGTGGGAAAGGTGACATTATGATCCCAACTTCCCACATCTTTGAAGGAACGGCAGATAATTATCCTTTTGAAAACGCTTTAAAGCTTGATGATTTTAAAGATGATGAATTGAAAGCTTTCGAAGGACCGATGATTACAGTTTTAGGAACTTCACTTCAGAACAGAGACATTCTTCAATATTTTATGAATACTTCATGGAAGGCTATTGGACTTGAAATGGAAGGTGCGCATTACCAAAAAGCAATTCAGGTCGCATCAAAAATCAGGCATCATATTGCGCCCGATCTTTTTGTAAGTTATGCCTATTATGCTTCAGATAATCCTTTGGAAACGGGAGCTACACTATCTTCTGGCGGTTTAGGATTGACAGGTGTGAAACCGACCTATCTGATTACTTTAAGAATTCTTGAAAAAATCTTACAAAGCGGAAAGAAAGAAATTTCTTCTAAGAAATAA
- a CDS encoding YafY family protein — MKKDFYLTRYALIIKKLESAPSTYSQLEDYLLNSFEFQDADIKSYSIRTLQRDIREISGLFNLSIHNKKKGDNRYYIESRPIMEVDEYNQKLLESFQVSNALNVHPDFADFIFFESRKPTGVEHFYDLFFAIRNKRVVTFEHYNYKNKLMTSRKVHPLALKESKDRWYLIAIDTKDKALKSFGLDRINYLDVNAIKFREKYKYNFREHFKNAFGVMNLTEQNPQKIVLKCSRHQGEYIRSFALHQSQKEIKETPEEIIFEFFLHPTYDFMQEILSYGKEVKVLEPKALVEDIKKHLQESLNSYFED; from the coding sequence ATGAAAAAAGACTTCTACCTCACAAGATATGCCTTAATCATTAAGAAATTAGAAAGCGCTCCGTCTACTTATTCACAGCTGGAGGATTATCTTCTCAATTCTTTTGAATTTCAGGATGCAGATATAAAAAGTTACTCTATCCGTACTTTACAGAGGGATATCCGTGAGATTTCAGGGCTTTTTAATCTTTCTATTCACAACAAAAAGAAAGGCGACAACCGTTATTATATTGAGAGCCGGCCGATTATGGAAGTTGATGAGTACAACCAGAAATTATTAGAATCTTTTCAGGTAAGTAATGCATTAAATGTACACCCGGATTTTGCAGATTTTATCTTTTTTGAAAGCAGAAAACCTACCGGTGTCGAGCATTTTTATGATCTTTTCTTTGCCATTCGCAATAAAAGAGTCGTGACTTTTGAACACTATAATTACAAAAATAAGCTGATGACTTCACGAAAAGTTCATCCTTTGGCATTGAAAGAATCTAAAGACCGTTGGTATCTTATTGCGATTGACACCAAAGACAAAGCTTTGAAATCATTTGGTTTAGACCGAATTAATTATTTGGATGTCAATGCGATAAAATTCAGAGAAAAATATAAATACAACTTCAGAGAACATTTTAAAAATGCTTTCGGAGTGATGAATCTTACCGAACAAAATCCTCAGAAAATTGTTCTGAAATGCAGCAGACATCAAGGAGAATATATTCGTAGTTTTGCACTTCATCAGTCTCAGAAGGAAATCAAAGAAACTCCGGAAGAAATCATTTTTGAGTTTTTCCTCCACCCTACTTATGACTTTATGCAGGAGATTTTATCATATGGAAAAGAAGTAAAAGTTCTTGAACCTAAAGCTTTAGTTGAAGATATTAAAAAACATTTACAAGAATCGCTCAACAGTTATTTTGAAGATTAA
- a CDS encoding M23 family metallopeptidase, with protein MKKLTILIFISQFAILFSQKNVKMYNERKGDTITFYVDNQEIYPVSLVFNGQPEINNLKKPELFRTAQVIPAKTMRQKVTFFVVNDKKKGWGIKKMPGYKSYIGDITIKNYDTQYVYDLPFGKGKAFWIHQGYNGNFSHQNENSLDFIMPEGTEVLASREGLVIEIVQSNNKSCPTQSCAPFGNYVSILHPDGTIAQYYHLQQNGVQVKLGDSVTKGQFIAYSGNTGWSSGPHLHFNVYLSSATAEKNRVTVKTLFRTGDRKKVEFLEEKKSYSRAY; from the coding sequence ATGAAAAAACTTACAATCCTCATATTCATCAGTCAATTTGCAATTCTTTTCTCTCAGAAAAACGTCAAAATGTACAACGAGAGAAAAGGCGACACTATCACATTCTATGTTGACAATCAGGAGATTTATCCTGTGTCGTTGGTTTTCAATGGTCAGCCGGAGATCAACAATTTAAAGAAACCTGAATTATTTAGAACCGCGCAGGTCATTCCTGCAAAAACAATGAGGCAAAAAGTGACTTTCTTTGTCGTGAACGATAAAAAGAAAGGCTGGGGAATCAAAAAAATGCCCGGATACAAAAGCTACATCGGTGACATCACGATAAAAAATTACGATACTCAATATGTCTACGATTTACCTTTCGGAAAAGGAAAAGCATTCTGGATTCATCAGGGATATAACGGAAATTTTTCTCACCAAAATGAAAATTCTTTAGACTTCATTATGCCTGAAGGCACAGAAGTTTTAGCATCAAGAGAAGGCTTGGTCATAGAGATTGTACAGAGTAATAACAAAAGCTGCCCTACCCAAAGTTGTGCACCTTTCGGGAATTATGTATCTATCTTGCATCCCGATGGTACGATTGCTCAATATTATCATTTACAGCAAAACGGTGTTCAGGTAAAACTCGGAGACAGCGTGACAAAAGGACAATTCATTGCTTACAGTGGAAATACCGGCTGGAGCAGCGGACCGCATCTTCATTTTAACGTATATCTCTCAAGTGCGACGGCAGAGAAAAACAGAGTTACGGTGAAAACGCTTTTCAGAACCGGAGATAGAAAAAAAGTAGAGTTTTTAGAGGAAAAGAAATCGTATTCGAGGGCGTATTAA
- a CDS encoding DinB family protein, giving the protein MSTPSQLAKRFREVLLDGRWIANTNFKDQLSDVTWEQATTKIADVNTIAMLTFHIDYYIAGILNVFEGGDLEIKDQFSFDLPPIGSQEQWEVLLNKLLNDSEKFATLLEEMPDSKMNEVFVDEKYGTYLRNIDGMIEHAYYHLGQIALIKKMILFKFKHE; this is encoded by the coding sequence ATGAGCACACCCTCACAGTTAGCCAAAAGATTCCGTGAAGTTTTATTGGATGGAAGATGGATTGCCAATACCAATTTTAAAGATCAGCTTTCAGATGTCACTTGGGAGCAAGCAACAACGAAAATTGCTGATGTAAACACTATCGCAATGCTCACATTTCACATTGATTATTACATCGCAGGAATTCTCAATGTTTTTGAAGGTGGTGATCTGGAAATTAAAGATCAATTCAGCTTCGATCTTCCTCCGATTGGATCTCAGGAGCAATGGGAAGTGCTTTTAAATAAATTGTTGAACGATTCTGAAAAGTTTGCAACATTATTAGAAGAGATGCCCGATTCTAAAATGAATGAAGTTTTCGTAGATGAAAAATACGGAACGTATCTAAGGAATATTGACGGAATGATTGAACACGCTTATTATCATTTGGGGCAGATTGCTTTGATTAAAAAAATGATTTTGTTTAAATTTAAACACGAATAA
- a CDS encoding nucleoside deaminase — protein sequence MFTDEYFMKMAFQEAEIAFEKDEVPIGCVVVSNNRVIARAHNLTETLNDVTAHAEMQAITSAANFLGGKYLINCTLYVTLEPCVMCSGALSWSQISKVVIGARDEQRGFINKNLALHPKTEIITGIMENECSSIVKEFFKSKR from the coding sequence ATGTTTACCGACGAATATTTTATGAAAATGGCTTTTCAGGAAGCCGAAATTGCCTTCGAAAAAGATGAGGTTCCTATCGGATGTGTAGTGGTTTCAAATAATCGTGTGATTGCACGAGCACACAATCTTACCGAAACCTTAAACGATGTTACCGCCCACGCCGAAATGCAGGCCATCACCTCTGCTGCTAATTTTTTAGGTGGAAAATATTTGATCAACTGTACTTTGTATGTGACTTTAGAACCTTGCGTGATGTGTTCGGGAGCTTTGTCTTGGTCTCAGATTTCAAAAGTGGTCATCGGCGCAAGAGACGAGCAGCGAGGTTTTATCAATAAAAATTTAGCCCTTCATCCCAAAACAGAAATCATCACCGGAATTATGGAAAATGAATGCTCTTCTATTGTGAAAGAGTTTTTTAAATCTAAGAGATAA
- a CDS encoding alkaline shock response membrane anchor protein AmaP — MMSKKIVPVVIPLSKMKMMLLFIGAVLFVVLGLILIIHEPESINHSNRYAWIMKPFPRFLAGFVCVVFFGLAAITMLFRLFNKKPGLIINEKGINDNSSALALGFIPWKDIKEVKMVTVNQNKFILIIVRNPIDYLNKTTRWLKLRGLKLNFRYYETPICISANSLQIKFDELYTLLVDNVNQFKNN; from the coding sequence ATGATGAGTAAAAAGATTGTTCCGGTAGTAATTCCTTTAAGTAAAATGAAAATGATGTTGCTTTTTATTGGGGCAGTACTATTTGTTGTTCTTGGGTTAATTTTAATAATACATGAACCGGAATCTATCAATCATTCAAACAGATATGCTTGGATAATGAAACCTTTTCCTCGTTTTCTGGCGGGTTTTGTCTGTGTTGTTTTTTTTGGTCTTGCAGCAATAACAATGTTGTTTAGATTGTTTAATAAAAAACCGGGACTAATTATTAACGAAAAAGGGATTAATGATAATTCCAGTGCTCTTGCATTAGGTTTTATACCTTGGAAAGACATTAAAGAAGTTAAAATGGTGACTGTCAATCAAAACAAATTTATCCTTATCATAGTGCGGAATCCAATAGATTATCTTAATAAGACAACTCGATGGTTGAAACTTAGAGGGCTCAAGTTAAATTTCAGGTATTATGAAACGCCAATCTGTATTTCGGCTAATTCATTACAGATAAAATTTGATGAACTTTATACATTGCTGGTTGATAATGTGAATCAATTTAAGAATAATTAA
- a CDS encoding type III pantothenate kinase, giving the protein MNSIIINVGNSNIRFGLFDDDNCDISWVINTKPYRTADELHGQMLILYQTYKVDPKKIEKIIIGSVVPQLTREITSAIRKIHGIVPIMVDRNTPSEVIAKSKQMGTDIYANLVAAHNMYPDRKKIVLDFGTALTASCVAENGETLGVIIAPGIVTSLNSLISQTAQLPEIELIKPKSVLGLDTISCMQSGMVYGFLGMVEGFIDRINDEVNDECFVIATGGVSHVYKPLTDKIHIADRLHTLKGLYFLGKDLD; this is encoded by the coding sequence ATGAATTCTATCATAATCAATGTTGGAAACAGCAATATCAGATTTGGTCTTTTTGATGATGACAATTGTGACATCTCTTGGGTCATCAATACAAAACCGTACAGAACTGCAGATGAGTTGCATGGTCAGATGTTGATCTTATATCAAACCTATAAAGTTGATCCTAAAAAAATCGAGAAAATTATTATTGGCTCTGTAGTTCCGCAATTAACAAGGGAAATTACGTCTGCGATAAGAAAAATTCACGGAATTGTTCCAATTATGGTAGACCGCAATACACCGTCGGAGGTTATCGCAAAATCTAAGCAGATGGGAACGGATATTTATGCCAATCTCGTAGCTGCGCATAATATGTATCCCGACAGAAAAAAAATTGTGCTTGATTTCGGCACTGCGCTTACTGCAAGCTGTGTCGCAGAAAATGGCGAAACTTTAGGCGTGATCATTGCTCCGGGCATCGTGACATCATTAAATTCTTTGATTAGCCAAACTGCTCAGCTTCCGGAAATTGAACTCATAAAACCAAAATCTGTTTTAGGTTTAGATACCATCAGTTGCATGCAAAGCGGGATGGTTTACGGTTTCCTCGGAATGGTGGAAGGTTTTATCGACCGTATCAATGATGAGGTGAACGACGAGTGTTTTGTGATAGCTACAGGTGGAGTTTCTCACGTTTACAAACCGTTGACCGATAAAATACATATTGCAGACCGACTACATACTTTGAAAGGTTTGTATTTCTTAGGCAAAGATTTAGATTAA
- a CDS encoding M1 family metallopeptidase, translated as MKKSFAILFALILSQFQAQQNAYYQQAAQYKMDIDVNAEKFTYEGNQTLNYSNNSPDELNVVYFHLYWNAFKPNSMMDQRVAGQGKNGDSRLQKDGVSRLASIPKDQEGAQNIHWIKQNGKNLKFEIQETVMKVYLNESLKPNSKTTFTMEWDAVIPQQIRRSGRNNREGVDMTMSQWYPKIAEYDYDGWATFDYVGREFHAPFADFDVTIKINKDYVIGAGGTLLNPTEVKGYDTSAKIKADKNKASWKWTAKNMLDFAWAADKDYSVESFDVPQGPKVFFVYQKNDKTKAWGEAQPYVTKYFQIMNSRFGKYAYPSYAFIQGGDGGMEYGMCTMILGEAKNLEDLMGLMVHEGSHSWYQQMLATNEPLRPWMDEGFTSYAESIVMHQLFPPKDERPNPFVDKINAYRGIVQKGIEEPAVWLGDHHDNGTAYSFASYVKGELYLVQLGYIVGEQNLEKIMTEYFKEWSMKHPTDRDFLHIAQKVSGMDLKWFHHYWINTTKTIDYGIKDIQYDTKSTTITLLNNGQVPMPIDFSVMTTDKKIITYYIPMNMTHTWKQTDGYGDFTTEKYWPWTQKEYTLTIPYTKSQLSLLGIDFSQRMADVNPENNFVEVK; from the coding sequence ATGAAAAAATCGTTTGCAATACTCTTTGCTTTGATCCTTTCACAATTTCAGGCGCAGCAGAATGCCTATTATCAGCAGGCTGCCCAATATAAGATGGATATTGATGTCAATGCAGAAAAATTTACCTACGAAGGAAATCAGACTCTTAATTATTCCAATAACTCTCCCGACGAACTTAATGTCGTGTATTTCCATTTGTACTGGAACGCTTTTAAACCCAATTCAATGATGGATCAGAGAGTTGCCGGACAGGGAAAAAATGGAGATTCAAGATTGCAGAAAGACGGCGTTTCAAGATTGGCATCGATTCCGAAAGATCAGGAAGGCGCTCAAAATATCCACTGGATCAAACAAAACGGAAAGAATCTGAAGTTTGAAATTCAGGAAACAGTGATGAAGGTTTATTTAAATGAATCTTTAAAACCCAATTCAAAAACCACTTTCACAATGGAGTGGGATGCCGTAATTCCTCAACAAATTAGAAGAAGCGGAAGAAACAACCGTGAAGGCGTTGATATGACGATGTCTCAATGGTATCCGAAAATTGCAGAATACGATTATGACGGATGGGCAACTTTCGATTATGTAGGAAGAGAATTTCATGCTCCGTTTGCAGATTTTGATGTAACCATTAAAATCAACAAAGATTATGTAATAGGAGCGGGCGGAACGCTTTTGAATCCTACCGAAGTAAAAGGCTACGATACCTCAGCAAAAATTAAAGCCGATAAAAATAAAGCGAGCTGGAAATGGACTGCCAAAAATATGCTCGACTTTGCTTGGGCGGCAGACAAAGATTATTCGGTAGAAAGTTTTGATGTTCCGCAAGGTCCGAAAGTGTTTTTTGTATATCAGAAAAATGACAAAACCAAAGCATGGGGTGAAGCGCAGCCTTACGTGACGAAGTATTTCCAGATTATGAATTCCCGTTTTGGGAAATATGCTTATCCTTCTTATGCTTTCATTCAAGGTGGTGACGGCGGTATGGAATACGGAATGTGTACGATGATTTTAGGTGAAGCAAAAAATCTTGAAGATTTAATGGGGCTAATGGTTCACGAAGGTTCGCACTCTTGGTATCAGCAGATGCTGGCAACCAATGAACCTCTGAGACCATGGATGGATGAAGGCTTTACAAGCTATGCAGAAAGCATTGTGATGCATCAGCTTTTCCCACCAAAAGATGAAAGACCGAATCCTTTTGTTGATAAAATAAATGCATACAGAGGAATTGTACAAAAAGGAATTGAAGAGCCTGCAGTTTGGCTCGGTGACCACCACGACAATGGCACTGCGTACAGTTTTGCAAGTTATGTGAAAGGTGAATTGTATCTGGTGCAGTTAGGCTACATCGTTGGTGAGCAGAATTTAGAAAAAATCATGACCGAATATTTCAAAGAGTGGAGCATGAAACATCCTACCGACAGAGATTTCCTGCATATTGCACAGAAAGTTTCGGGGATGGATCTGAAGTGGTTTCATCATTACTGGATCAACACCACAAAAACCATCGATTACGGAATTAAAGACATACAATACGACACAAAATCGACTACGATAACGTTGCTGAACAACGGTCAGGTTCCTATGCCTATTGATTTTTCTGTAATGACGACAGATAAGAAAATCATTACCTACTACATTCCGATGAACATGACCCATACCTGGAAACAGACAGACGGCTACGGTGATTTTACCACAGAAAAATACTGGCCGTGGACGCAGAAAGAATATACCCTTACGATTCCTTACACAAAATCTCAATTGTCGCTTTTAGGCATAGATTTCAGCCAGAGAATGGCGGATGTAAATCCTGAAAACAATTTTGTTGAAGTGAAATAG